The following proteins are co-located in the Labrys monachus genome:
- a CDS encoding YceI family protein produces the protein MMKPKPMGPRPLLSAALAALFLAHAAVPAVAAQRKWRIDPGQTSIGFVVDGVGWPQTKGRFRDFEGRIAIDFDHPESSHVSFHVAAKSVDVGSPSFDDYLRTDAFFDAARFPTIAFESTKVEKVDDRHARVTGNLTLRGVTRPLTIDVEVEGAAGASARLGFRATGTIHRLAFNMSAGFPAISNDVALVVTTQALAE, from the coding sequence ATGATGAAACCGAAGCCGATGGGCCCCCGCCCCCTCCTCAGCGCCGCCCTGGCGGCGCTGTTCCTCGCTCATGCCGCCGTGCCGGCCGTCGCCGCCCAGCGCAAATGGCGCATCGACCCGGGCCAGACCTCGATCGGCTTCGTGGTCGACGGCGTCGGCTGGCCGCAGACCAAGGGTCGTTTCCGCGACTTCGAAGGCCGCATCGCCATCGACTTCGACCATCCCGAGTCGAGCCACGTCTCCTTCCATGTCGCCGCCAAGTCGGTCGACGTCGGCTCGCCGTCCTTCGACGACTATCTGCGCACGGACGCTTTCTTCGATGCCGCCCGCTTCCCGACCATCGCCTTCGAATCCACCAAGGTGGAGAAGGTCGATGACCGCCATGCGCGCGTCACCGGCAACCTGACCCTGCGCGGCGTCACGCGGCCGCTGACCATCGACGTCGAGGTCGAAGGCGCCGCCGGCGCCAGCGCCCGCCTCGGCTTCCGCGCGACGGGCACGATCCATCGGCTGGCCTTCAACATGAGTGCGGGCTTCCCCGCCATCAGCAACGACGTGGCGCTCGTCGTCACGACGCAGGCCCTGGCCGAATGA
- a CDS encoding SMP-30/gluconolactonase/LRE family protein, protein MWQPTPFYPDPAVQILHPSFEKYRHPLAAVERLYTGCRWAEGPVWFGDARCLLWSDIPNNRILRWDEETGTTGIYRKPSNFANGNTRDRQGRLLTCEHGARRVTRTEYDGSITVLLDSFEGKRLNSPNDIVVKRDGSIWFTDPPFGIDSDYEGGRAQPELPANVYRIDGVTGAASAAAEGIRGPNGLAFSPDERTLYIVEGRVSPRRILAFDVAGDELAGRRTFLTADDGGALDGFRVDEDGNLWCGWGMGRPELDGVVVYSPEGQRIGRIQLPERCANLCFGGPHRNRLFMAASQSVYALYVNTRGCA, encoded by the coding sequence ATGTGGCAGCCGACGCCCTTCTACCCCGACCCGGCGGTGCAGATCCTGCATCCCTCCTTCGAGAAATACCGCCATCCGCTGGCGGCGGTGGAGCGCCTGTACACCGGCTGCCGCTGGGCCGAAGGGCCGGTATGGTTCGGCGATGCGCGATGCCTGCTGTGGAGCGACATCCCGAACAACCGCATCCTGCGCTGGGACGAGGAAACCGGCACGACCGGCATCTACCGCAAGCCCTCCAACTTCGCCAACGGCAATACACGGGACCGGCAGGGCCGCCTCCTCACCTGCGAGCACGGCGCCAGACGGGTGACGCGCACCGAATATGACGGCTCGATCACCGTCCTCCTCGACAGCTTCGAAGGCAAGCGGCTCAATTCGCCCAACGACATCGTGGTCAAGCGCGACGGCTCGATCTGGTTCACCGATCCGCCCTTCGGCATCGACAGCGACTATGAGGGCGGCCGCGCCCAGCCGGAGCTCCCCGCCAATGTCTACCGCATCGACGGCGTCACGGGTGCGGCGAGCGCCGCCGCCGAAGGCATTCGCGGCCCCAACGGCCTCGCCTTCTCCCCGGACGAGCGGACGCTCTACATCGTCGAGGGCCGGGTGTCGCCGCGCCGGATCCTTGCTTTCGACGTCGCCGGCGACGAACTGGCCGGACGGCGCACTTTCCTGACCGCCGACGACGGCGGCGCCCTCGACGGCTTTCGCGTCGACGAGGACGGCAATCTGTGGTGCGGCTGGGGCATGGGCCGTCCCGAGCTCGACGGTGTCGTCGTCTACTCGCCCGAAGGCCAGAGGATCGGACGCATCCAATTGCCCGAGCGCTGCGCCAATCTGTGCTTCGGCGGCCCCCACCGCAACCGGCTGTTCATGGCGGCGAGCCAGTCGGTCTATGCCCTCTATGTCAATACGAGGGGCTGCGCGTGA
- a CDS encoding D-2-hydroxyacid dehydrogenase: protein MRVTDRTEPVDVVFLDRATLPEETRVRPLGFAHRLVVHESTTPAEVAERIAGAQIVITNKAPIRAEAIAAAPRLRLVAVAATGTDVVDLAACAARGVSVCNIRNYAVHTVPEHTFALILALRRSILAYRDSVRNGRWQESGQFCFFDHPIHDLAGATLGIIGDGVLGRSVADIGKAFGMRVLFAAYKGSAGMGPLYTAFEDVLAQSDVITLHSPLMPSTRNMIGAAEFAAMARRPLLINTARGGLVDEQALHDALVGGQIAGAGFDVVTAEPPPADHVMMRLLGLPNFILTPHVAWSSREAIQGLADQLIENIELFMQGTPRHLVGG from the coding sequence ATGCGCGTGACGGACCGGACGGAGCCCGTCGACGTCGTCTTCCTCGACAGGGCGACGCTGCCCGAGGAGACCCGGGTGCGGCCGCTCGGCTTCGCCCACCGCCTCGTGGTGCATGAGAGCACCACGCCGGCCGAGGTCGCCGAACGGATCGCCGGTGCGCAGATCGTCATCACCAACAAGGCGCCGATCCGGGCGGAGGCGATCGCCGCCGCGCCCCGCCTGCGCCTCGTCGCGGTCGCCGCCACCGGCACCGACGTCGTCGACCTCGCGGCCTGCGCAGCGCGGGGCGTCAGCGTGTGCAACATCCGCAACTACGCCGTGCACACCGTGCCCGAGCACACTTTCGCCCTGATCCTGGCACTGCGCCGGAGCATCCTCGCCTATCGGGACTCGGTGAGGAACGGGCGCTGGCAGGAATCGGGCCAATTCTGCTTCTTCGATCATCCGATCCACGATCTCGCCGGCGCTACCCTCGGCATCATCGGCGACGGCGTGCTCGGCCGGTCGGTCGCCGACATCGGCAAGGCGTTCGGGATGCGCGTCCTGTTCGCCGCCTACAAGGGCAGCGCGGGCATGGGGCCGCTCTATACCGCGTTCGAGGACGTGCTGGCGCAGAGCGACGTCATCACCCTGCATTCGCCGCTGATGCCGTCGACCCGCAACATGATCGGCGCGGCGGAGTTCGCGGCCATGGCGCGCCGCCCCCTTCTGATCAACACCGCCCGCGGCGGCCTCGTCGACGAGCAGGCCCTGCACGACGCCCTGGTCGGCGGGCAGATCGCCGGCGCCGGCTTCGACGTGGTGACGGCGGAGCCGCCGCCGGCCGATCACGTGATGATGCGCCTGCTGGGCTTGCCGAATTTCATCCTGACGCCGCATGTCGCCTGGTCGAGCCGCGAAGCCATCCAGGGGCTCGCCGACCAACTGATCGAGAACATCGAATTGTTCATGCAGGGCACGCCGCGCCACCTCGTCGGCGGCTGA
- a CDS encoding acyl-CoA thioesterase has translation MFQSALPHEYAVGIEQADIDFMGHVNNASYLKWVQAAIVSHWERFAPAEAVKRLAWVALKHEIVYRKPAFLDDDVVATVILEKVYGARAFYEVIIRRGEVVLAEVKSSWCCLDATTHRPARLAGSIIERFRGKTDTEEKVES, from the coding sequence ATGTTTCAATCCGCCCTTCCCCACGAATATGCCGTGGGCATCGAGCAGGCCGACATCGACTTCATGGGTCATGTCAACAATGCCAGCTATCTCAAATGGGTGCAGGCTGCGATCGTCAGCCATTGGGAGCGTTTCGCTCCCGCCGAGGCGGTGAAGAGGCTGGCCTGGGTCGCGCTGAAGCACGAGATCGTCTATCGCAAGCCCGCCTTCCTCGACGACGACGTCGTCGCCACCGTGATCCTCGAAAAGGTCTATGGGGCGAGGGCCTTTTACGAAGTGATCATCCGGCGCGGCGAAGTCGTGCTCGCCGAGGTGAAATCGAGCTGGTGCTGCCTCGACGCGACGACGCACCGGCCGGCGCGTCTTGCCGGCAGCATCATCGAACGCTTCCGGGGCAAGACGGACACCGAAGAGAAGGTTGAGAGCTGA
- a CDS encoding class I SAM-dependent methyltransferase, translating into MAQNIYDTPDFFAGYSRLARSVYGLDGAPEWPSIRALLPDLPGKRVVDLGCGFGWFARWARRQGAAHVLGLDLSENMIGRARAETRDGGIDYVIADLETLQLEEAAFDFAYSSLALHYIEDFGRLVAVVHRALVAGAHFVFTIEHPIFMAPARPGWAVGADGRRTWPVDGYAVEGPRVTDWLAEGVVKQHRRLGTTLNALIAAGFAIRHVEEWSPAPAQLAAQPALADEVERPMMLLVSAQR; encoded by the coding sequence ATGGCCCAGAACATCTACGACACGCCGGACTTTTTTGCCGGCTACAGCCGCCTTGCGCGCTCGGTGTACGGCCTCGACGGGGCGCCGGAATGGCCTTCCATCCGGGCCTTGCTGCCGGACCTCCCGGGCAAGCGCGTCGTCGACCTCGGCTGCGGCTTCGGCTGGTTCGCGCGCTGGGCGCGACGGCAGGGCGCGGCGCATGTGCTCGGCCTCGACCTCTCCGAGAACATGATCGGCCGCGCGCGGGCCGAGACCCGGGACGGCGGCATCGACTACGTCATCGCCGACCTCGAGACGCTGCAGCTGGAGGAAGCCGCCTTCGACTTCGCCTACAGCTCGCTCGCGCTGCATTATATCGAGGATTTCGGGCGGCTGGTCGCCGTGGTGCACCGCGCCCTCGTGGCCGGCGCCCACTTCGTCTTCACCATCGAGCACCCGATCTTCATGGCGCCGGCGAGGCCCGGCTGGGCAGTAGGAGCGGACGGCCGCCGGACATGGCCGGTCGACGGCTATGCGGTGGAGGGCCCGCGCGTGACCGACTGGCTCGCCGAGGGTGTCGTCAAGCAGCACCGGCGGCTCGGCACGACGCTCAACGCGCTGATCGCCGCGGGCTTCGCCATCCGCCATGTCGAGGAGTGGAGCCCCGCCCCGGCGCAACTCGCCGCCCAGCCGGCGCTCGCCGACGAAGTGGAGCGCCCGATGATGCTCCTGGTCTCGGCGCAGCGGTAG
- a CDS encoding calcium:proton antiporter, protein MKVTDWARLAVAWATVALFLLISPDWLSGSGGPAVSALVFFWLLGVTVWSAFGGVHAAEEMAERLGEPLGTLVLTLSIVIIEVALISAVMLGAKAAPTLGRDTMFAVLMIVLNGVVGLGLLLGGLRHKQQFFNLQGASAYLAVIIPLAMIALLLPNFTVSTEGGTLSTAQAVFFSLFTVLLYGIFLVLQTGRHKDFFVEPGESATAGPVDPPPLPSLARNVVLLLAGILPIVILSKSLAAILHYGIGAVGAPPALGGVIIAIVVFMPEGISALRAVSANELQRAVNLCLGAVASTLGLTVPAVLAIGLITGQTVTLGLDPINMVLLTTTLILSTLTFSGSRTTTLEGAVHLVMFFVFVVLIFSP, encoded by the coding sequence ATGAAAGTCACGGACTGGGCCCGCCTCGCCGTCGCCTGGGCGACGGTGGCGCTCTTTCTCCTCATCAGCCCGGATTGGCTGTCCGGCTCCGGCGGGCCGGCCGTGTCGGCGCTGGTCTTCTTCTGGCTGCTCGGCGTCACCGTGTGGTCCGCCTTCGGCGGCGTGCACGCGGCGGAGGAAATGGCCGAGCGCCTCGGCGAGCCCCTGGGCACGCTGGTGCTCACGCTGTCGATCGTCATCATCGAAGTTGCGCTGATCTCGGCGGTGATGCTGGGGGCGAAGGCCGCTCCCACGCTCGGGCGCGACACCATGTTCGCCGTGCTGATGATCGTGCTCAACGGCGTGGTCGGGCTGGGACTGCTGCTCGGCGGCCTGCGCCACAAGCAGCAATTCTTCAACCTGCAGGGCGCGTCGGCCTATCTGGCCGTCATCATTCCCCTCGCGATGATCGCGCTTCTCCTGCCGAACTTCACGGTGTCGACGGAGGGAGGCACGCTGAGCACGGCGCAGGCCGTGTTCTTCTCGCTCTTCACCGTCCTGCTCTACGGCATCTTCCTCGTCCTGCAGACCGGCCGCCACAAGGACTTCTTCGTCGAGCCGGGCGAGAGCGCGACGGCCGGGCCGGTCGATCCGCCGCCGCTGCCGTCGCTGGCGCGCAACGTGGTCCTCCTGCTCGCGGGCATCCTGCCGATCGTCATCCTGTCGAAGAGCCTCGCGGCCATCCTCCATTACGGCATCGGCGCCGTCGGCGCCCCGCCGGCGCTCGGCGGCGTCATCATCGCCATCGTCGTGTTCATGCCCGAGGGCATCTCCGCCCTGCGTGCGGTCAGCGCCAACGAATTGCAGCGCGCCGTCAACCTGTGCCTCGGCGCGGTCGCCTCGACGCTCGGCCTGACGGTTCCCGCCGTCCTCGCCATCGGCCTGATCACCGGTCAGACGGTGACGCTCGGTCTCGACCCGATCAACATGGTGCTGCTCACCACAACGCTGATCCTGAGCACGCTGACCTTTTCCGGCTCGCGCACCACCACGCTGGAGGGCGCCGTCCACCTCGTGATGTTCTTCGTGTTCGTGGTGCTGATCTTCAGTCCGTGA
- a CDS encoding bestrophin-like domain: MSAIFGSVLRRWLPETHLSDQNIEAIRLVTSLLVTFVAVMLSLQLSSVKTSFDTAYRDRGIDAAELARLDQCLRNYGPEAEGARALLRAYTAAVVASTWPDEPRPQAVSYPDTAGMPLRGESATLGALMNKAGVAIDALAPADALHANLAARCRAVYGGVQTSRWTVIEDVHGPYSALFSNVVTIWLMLVFLSFGLQVPRKRMAAVVIGIGVVSISSVIFVIQDLERPYGGLFGIPSTTMRDTLADMLRLDPSP; the protein is encoded by the coding sequence GTGAGCGCGATCTTCGGCTCGGTGCTGCGCAGATGGCTGCCGGAGACCCATCTGTCCGACCAGAACATCGAGGCGATCCGGCTCGTCACCAGCCTGCTGGTGACGTTCGTCGCGGTCATGCTCAGCCTTCAGCTCTCCTCGGTGAAGACGAGCTTCGACACCGCCTATCGCGACCGTGGCATCGATGCCGCCGAACTCGCCCGGCTCGACCAGTGCCTGCGCAATTACGGGCCGGAAGCGGAAGGGGCACGGGCGCTGCTGCGCGCCTATACGGCGGCGGTCGTCGCCAGCACATGGCCCGACGAGCCGCGGCCGCAGGCGGTCTCCTATCCCGACACCGCCGGCATGCCGCTTCGCGGCGAGAGCGCCACCCTCGGCGCCCTCATGAACAAGGCGGGCGTGGCGATCGATGCGCTCGCCCCCGCGGATGCGCTGCATGCCAATCTCGCGGCGCGCTGCCGGGCCGTCTATGGCGGTGTCCAGACCAGCCGCTGGACGGTGATCGAGGACGTCCACGGCCCGTATTCGGCCCTGTTCTCCAATGTCGTCACGATCTGGCTGATGCTGGTGTTCCTGAGCTTCGGCCTGCAGGTCCCGCGCAAGCGCATGGCGGCGGTGGTGATCGGCATCGGCGTGGTGTCGATCTCCAGCGTGATCTTCGTGATCCAGGATCTCGAAAGGCCCTATGGCGGCCTGTTCGGCATTCCCAGCACGACGATGCGCGACACCCTCGCCGACATGCTGCGCCTCGATCCCTCCCCCTGA
- a CDS encoding MFS transporter — translation MAPEPSAGRAAAARPGPSAALVTVISIATGALVANLYYAQPLIASIAPEIGIRPDLAGSVVGVTQIGYGVGLFLLVSLADLVENRRLVLTTLSLTICGLVGVAVSTAALPFFAASFLIGLCSTGAQVLLPFVAHLVPQERRGRVVGNIMAGVLTGIMLARPASLFIAASFGWRTVFWCSAGLMAAIGILLSRLMPRHAPRGGMHYGQVLLSMAGLFRDMPVLRRRALYQALMFAGFNMFWTAAPLMLAARFGLGEHAVGLFALAGAGGALAAPVAGRLADRGLIRPATAGAMAALGLAFYATGPAVAAMALAPLVVLTLLIDAAVQTNQVVSQRIIFSVPSEIRGRVNAIYMTINFMGGAAGSILGALTYHRGGWTMTADAGAALGLLLLALFAAEGLSARRRRG, via the coding sequence ATGGCGCCTGAACCGTCGGCCGGACGCGCCGCGGCGGCCAGGCCCGGACCTTCCGCGGCGCTCGTCACCGTGATCTCGATTGCGACGGGCGCGCTCGTCGCCAACCTCTATTACGCCCAGCCGCTGATCGCCTCGATCGCACCCGAGATCGGCATCCGCCCCGATCTGGCGGGATCGGTGGTCGGCGTCACCCAGATCGGCTATGGCGTCGGGCTGTTCCTGCTGGTCTCGCTCGCCGATCTCGTCGAGAACCGCCGCCTCGTCCTGACGACGCTGTCGCTGACCATCTGCGGGCTGGTCGGCGTCGCCGTCTCGACCGCGGCGCTTCCCTTCTTCGCCGCCTCCTTCCTGATCGGCCTGTGCTCGACCGGCGCGCAGGTGCTCCTGCCTTTCGTCGCCCATCTCGTGCCGCAGGAGCGGCGCGGGCGGGTGGTCGGCAACATCATGGCCGGCGTGCTGACGGGGATCATGCTGGCCCGGCCGGCCTCGCTCTTCATCGCCGCCAGCTTCGGCTGGCGCACCGTGTTCTGGTGCTCCGCCGGGCTGATGGCGGCGATCGGCATCCTGCTGTCGCGGCTGATGCCGCGGCATGCGCCCCGCGGCGGCATGCATTACGGGCAGGTGCTGCTGTCGATGGCGGGGCTGTTCCGCGACATGCCCGTCCTGCGGCGGCGCGCGCTGTACCAGGCCCTGATGTTCGCCGGCTTCAACATGTTCTGGACCGCGGCCCCGCTCATGCTGGCGGCCCGCTTCGGCCTGGGAGAACACGCCGTCGGCCTGTTCGCGCTCGCCGGCGCCGGCGGGGCGCTCGCCGCCCCGGTCGCGGGACGCCTCGCCGATCGCGGGCTGATCCGCCCGGCGACGGCCGGCGCCATGGCGGCACTCGGCCTCGCCTTCTATGCCACCGGCCCCGCCGTCGCCGCCATGGCGCTCGCGCCGCTGGTCGTGCTCACCCTCCTCATCGACGCGGCCGTCCAGACCAACCAAGTCGTCAGCCAGCGCATCATCTTCTCGGTGCCAAGCGAGATACGCGGGCGCGTCAACGCGATCTACATGACGATCAACTTCATGGGCGGCGCCGCCGGCTCGATCCTGGGCGCGCTGACCTATCATCGCGGCGGCTGGACGATGACCGCCGACGCGGGCGCCGCCCTCGGCCTGCTGCTGCTCGCCTTGTTCGCGGCGGAGGGGCTCAGCGCGCGCAGGCGGCGCGGCTGA